A segment of the Longimicrobium sp. genome:
TACGAGCTGCGCTTCACGGACGAACACGGAACGACGTACGAGCGCGAGGTGCCGATGAGCCAGTTCTCGCGCTACCGTCCCGGCCAGCAGGTGCGCCTGAAGATGCGCCGCGGCGGCGGAGGGGAGGTCGAGATCGTCGAGCCGGAGTTGTGATTTCAACAGGAGAGCCCCCGCCGATGGACCGACGGGGGCTCTCGGTTTGATCGAATGGGCGGCGCCGACCGTCACCCGATCAGGCGATCGTATTCATCATGGCGTCCGATCCACACCCAGATCAGGGCGGAATCGGCATCAACGGCGAGCGCGCGGTGATGCGCCCCCACTCGCGCCGACCAGAACCGGCCGACCTTCTTGAAGCGGAGCGACGGGTGGCGCGGGTCGCGCTTGAGCAGCTCGAATGCCGCGTCTGCGAGCGCCCGCACCTCGGGCGGAAGGGCGTGGTAAGCCTTCCAGAACCGCGGGTCCGCCTGATGGTTCACAACGGGCTGGTACGTCCAGCACGGAAGTTGGCCACGGCCTCATCCGCGAGCGAGTCCAGCCGGCCCGCCGAAACATCGTCCTCGAGCTCCCGGTCCCAGGCAGCCCAGTCGAATTCAGCGAACCAGGCGCGGAACTGCGCGAGTTGCTTCGGGCTCAACCCCTGAACGGCCCGCTCGATCTCGTTGAGAGTGTTCATGGGGGAAATCTACACTCGGCTACCTACGATATCCATCCCCTGTGTGAATTCTCCAAGCCAGAAAACTGAACTGCAGTTTCACGCAGAGGCGCAGAGGAAAAAGAGAGGACGCAGAGGAGGCTCACCATCCTCTCTGCGTCCTCTCCGTTCTCTCTGCGACCTCTGCGTGAAACTGCAGTTCTGGCAACTGGTTACTGCACGGCTTCTAGCGCCGCGGGCAGGGCCAGGCGTGCCCACTCGGCGTAGGTGAGGCCGGAGTAGTGGAGGCCGTCGGGGGCCAGGAACGCGGAATTAGAGCCCGCCGTGCGGCTCTGCGGGGTGATGTCGACGTAGCGCGCGCCCAGCCGCTCCGTTTCCTGGCGGTTGATGGCGTTGAACACGTCGATCTCGGCGGCGATCTGCTGTCGGTCGCGCCCGGCGGCGTAGGGAGTGACGCCCCAGTCGGGGATGGAGAGCACGACCACCCGGCGCGCGTCGCCGCCCGCGAAGCCGATGGCGCGCTGCAGCAGGCCGGCGAACTCGCCGCGGTACTCCTCGGCGCTCCGGCCGCGGTACTGGTTGTTGACGCCGATCAGCAGCGACACCAGGTCGTACGGCCCCCGCGGATCGGCCGCGTCGATGGCGTCGGAGAGCTCGTCCGTGGTCCAGCCGGTGCGCGCGATGATCTGCGGCTCGGCGAAGTCGTGCCCCTGCTCGCGCAGCAGCGCCGCCAGCTGCACGGGCCAGCGATCACCCGCCTCCACCCCCTCGCCGATGGTGTACGAATCCCCCAGCGCCAGAAACTTCATCTTCCCCGCCCCCGTGTCCGTTCCCTGCCGCGCGCATCCCGCCACACCCAACGCGAGCACCAGCACCCATCCGATCGCCCTTCGCCTGTCCATCCCCGCCTCCCGCCCCGCAAGGTCCCGCTCAGTCCGGCATCGTCACGTAGATGCGGCCATCGCC
Coding sequences within it:
- a CDS encoding SGNH/GDSL hydrolase family protein, whose amino-acid sequence is MKFLALGDSYTIGEGVEAGDRWPVQLAALLREQGHDFAEPQIIARTGWTTDELSDAIDAADPRGPYDLVSLLIGVNNQYRGRSAEEYRGEFAGLLQRAIGFAGGDARRVVVLSIPDWGVTPYAAGRDRQQIAAEIDVFNAINRQETERLGARYVDITPQSRTAGSNSAFLAPDGLHYSGLTYAEWARLALPAALEAVQ